One window of the Thermus sp. LT1-2-5 genome contains the following:
- a CDS encoding dynamin family protein, translating into MRLEEAKAAKVRVRDLLLRGLEALSRTPVDPAPLRQALLDLEGPFLLVVVGEFNSGKSSLVNALLGEDLLPEGPTPTTDRIQLLAYGEGEGEEAEGFLRLPRPHPLLKDLALVDTPGTNALLAHHEVLTRRFLPRADLILFVTSADRPLTRSEGELLALIRDWGKKVVLVVNKADLLSGADREAVARYVGQGAREVLGEEVPLFLVSARLGKEGRDEGLERLRAHVERTLAGEALPLKLSAALGVFRRLLREGEEALDREREEVERALATCGALEALLARHADRVRRDFSGQVALVERVFREVEERGYRFLEETVRLGRLPDLLNAKAFRESFLREVVQDAGARLERAVGEALRWLARREEELLLDALTLLKEARPVPKGEEPLYASLEEALARFRPEAEAERLSGLAQEAVVRALAGGVGGLGLGAALALALKGLVADLTGLLAGFFVAFLALSVLPRRKERAKRLLSQGLAEAYAAVRKGLEEALEEGLSRQRERFEGLYRDRCEALRARLGDLEARRGALRALAEEARVA; encoded by the coding sequence ATGCGCCTAGAGGAGGCTAAGGCGGCCAAGGTTCGGGTGCGGGACCTCCTCCTGAGGGGCCTCGAGGCCCTCTCCCGCACCCCCGTGGACCCCGCTCCCTTGCGCCAGGCCCTTTTAGACTTGGAGGGGCCCTTTCTCCTGGTGGTGGTGGGGGAGTTCAACAGCGGCAAGTCCAGCCTGGTGAACGCCCTCTTGGGCGAGGATCTCCTTCCCGAGGGCCCCACCCCCACCACGGACCGCATCCAGCTCCTGGCCTACGGGGAGGGGGAAGGGGAGGAGGCCGAGGGGTTCCTCCGCCTCCCAAGGCCCCATCCCCTCCTCAAGGACCTCGCCCTGGTGGACACCCCGGGGACCAACGCCCTTCTGGCCCATCACGAGGTCCTGACCCGCCGCTTCCTTCCCCGGGCCGATCTCATCCTCTTCGTCACCAGCGCCGACCGGCCCCTGACCCGCTCCGAGGGGGAGCTCCTGGCCCTTATCCGGGACTGGGGGAAAAAGGTGGTCCTGGTGGTGAACAAGGCGGACCTCCTCTCGGGGGCGGACCGGGAGGCGGTGGCCCGCTACGTGGGCCAGGGGGCGAGGGAGGTGTTGGGGGAGGAGGTTCCCCTCTTCCTCGTTTCCGCCCGGCTCGGCAAGGAGGGAAGGGACGAGGGGTTGGAGCGCCTGCGGGCGCACGTGGAGCGCACCCTTGCGGGGGAGGCCCTGCCCCTCAAGCTTTCGGCCGCCTTGGGGGTTTTCCGGCGCCTTTTGCGGGAGGGGGAGGAGGCCTTGGACCGGGAGCGGGAGGAGGTGGAGCGGGCCCTCGCCACCTGCGGGGCCCTGGAGGCCCTCCTGGCGCGGCATGCGGACCGGGTCAGGCGGGACTTCTCCGGGCAGGTGGCCCTGGTGGAGCGGGTCTTCCGGGAGGTGGAGGAGCGGGGGTACCGCTTTCTGGAGGAGACCGTGCGCCTGGGCCGCCTCCCCGACCTCCTGAACGCCAAGGCCTTCCGGGAAAGCTTCCTCAGGGAGGTGGTCCAGGACGCCGGGGCGCGGCTGGAGCGGGCGGTGGGGGAGGCCCTGCGCTGGCTCGCCCGCCGAGAGGAGGAGCTCCTCCTGGACGCCCTTACCCTCCTAAAGGAGGCCCGTCCCGTCCCCAAGGGGGAGGAGCCCCTTTACGCCTCCTTGGAGGAGGCCCTCGCCCGGTTCCGCCCCGAGGCGGAGGCGGAAAGGCTTTCCGGCCTGGCCCAGGAGGCGGTGGTGCGCGCCCTGGCGGGGGGTGTAGGGGGGCTGGGCCTGGGAGCGGCCTTGGCCCTTGCCCTGAAGGGGCTGGTGGCGGACCTCACCGGGCTTTTGGCGGGGTTTTTCGTGGCCTTCCTCGCCCTTTCCGTGCTCCCCCGGCGAAAGGAGCGGGCGAAGCGCCTCCTTTCCCAGGGCTTGGCGGAGGCGTACGCCGCGGTGCGCAAGGGCTTAGAGGAGGCTCTGGAGGAGGGGCTTTCCCGCCAGCGGGAGAGGTTTGAGGGGCTTTACCGGGATCGCTGCGAGGCCCTGCGGGCACGCCTCGGGGACCTCGAGGCGAGGAGGGGGGCCCTTCGGGCCCTGGCGGAGGAGGCCCGTGTGGCTTGA
- a CDS encoding [LysW]-lysine hydrolase, whose amino-acid sequence MSALDPVAFLKGALEIPSPSGEERRVAEYLAEGMERLGLRGFVDEADNARGQVGEGPLQVVLLGHIDTVPGIVPVRLEGDRLFGRGAVDAKGPFVAMIFAAAGLSEVAKERLTVHLVGATEEEAPSSKGARFVAPRLKPDYAIIGEPSGWEGITLGYKGRLLVKVRREKDNFHSAHHEPNAAEELVSYFVAIKAWAEAMNVGQRPFDQVQYTLRDFKVHPAELKQVAEMFFDLRLPPRLPPEEAIRHLSAYAPPTLELEFFGREVPYLGPKDTPLTRALRQGIRKAGGRPVFKLKTGTSDMNVLAPHWKAPMVAYGPGDSTLDHTPYEHVEVSEFLKGIEVLREALEHLALTSKG is encoded by the coding sequence ATGAGCGCCCTGGACCCCGTGGCCTTTCTCAAGGGAGCCTTGGAAATCCCCTCCCCTTCCGGGGAGGAGCGCCGGGTGGCGGAGTACCTGGCGGAGGGGATGGAAAGGCTCGGGTTAAGGGGGTTTGTGGACGAGGCGGACAACGCCCGGGGCCAGGTGGGGGAAGGTCCCCTCCAGGTGGTCCTCCTGGGGCACATCGACACCGTGCCCGGGATCGTGCCCGTGCGCCTGGAGGGGGATCGGCTCTTTGGCCGGGGGGCGGTGGACGCCAAGGGGCCCTTCGTGGCCATGATCTTCGCCGCCGCCGGGCTTTCGGAGGTGGCCAAGGAGCGGCTCACCGTGCACCTGGTGGGGGCCACGGAGGAGGAGGCCCCAAGCTCCAAGGGCGCCCGCTTCGTCGCCCCTCGCCTAAAGCCGGATTACGCCATCATCGGAGAGCCCTCCGGGTGGGAAGGGATCACCCTGGGCTACAAGGGCCGGCTCCTGGTGAAGGTGCGGCGGGAGAAGGACAACTTCCACTCCGCCCACCACGAGCCCAACGCCGCCGAGGAACTCGTCAGCTACTTTGTGGCCATCAAGGCCTGGGCGGAGGCCATGAACGTGGGCCAGCGTCCCTTTGACCAGGTGCAGTACACCCTGCGGGACTTCAAGGTCCACCCTGCCGAGCTCAAGCAGGTGGCGGAGATGTTCTTTGACCTGCGCCTACCCCCAAGGCTCCCCCCGGAGGAGGCCATCCGCCACCTGAGCGCCTACGCCCCCCCTACCCTGGAGCTGGAGTTCTTCGGGCGGGAGGTACCCTACCTGGGCCCCAAGGACACCCCCCTGACCCGGGCCTTGCGCCAGGGCATCCGCAAGGCGGGGGGCAGGCCCGTCTTCAAGCTCAAGACCGGCACCAGCGACATGAACGTCCTGGCCCCCCACTGGAAGGCGCCCATGGTGGCCTACGGCCCTGGGGATTCCACCCTGGACCACACCCCTTACGAGCACGTGGAGGTCTCGGAGTTTCTGAAAGGGATTGAGGTCCTGCGGGAGGCCCTAGAACACTTGGCGCTAACCTCAAAGGGCTAA
- the glyA gene encoding serine hydroxymethyltransferase — translation MVSASVRDEAIFQLIALEEKRQREGLELIASENFVSRQVREAVGSVLTNKYAEGYPGARYYGGCEVIDQVESLAIERAKALFGAAWANVQPHSGSQANMAVYLALMEPGDTLMGMDLAAGGHLTHGAKVNFSGKLYKVVSYGVRPDTELIDLEEVRRLAREHRPKVIVAGASAYPRFWDFRAFREIAEEVGAYLVVDMAHFAGLVAAGLHPNPVPHAHVVTSTTHKTLRGPRGGLILSQDPELGKKIDKLIFPGIQGGPLEHVIAGKAVAFFEALQPGFQEYSRLVVENAKRLAQELAERGYRIVTGGTDNHLLLVDLRPKGLTGKEAEERLDAVGITVNKNAIPFDPKPPRITSGIRLGTPALTTRGFTPEEMARVADLIDRALTEGPSEGLREEVRAFALAHPMP, via the coding sequence ATGGTAAGCGCCAGCGTCCGCGACGAGGCCATCTTCCAGCTCATTGCCTTGGAGGAGAAAAGGCAGCGGGAGGGGCTAGAGCTCATCGCCAGCGAGAACTTCGTCTCTCGGCAGGTGCGGGAGGCGGTGGGGAGCGTCCTCACCAACAAGTACGCCGAGGGCTACCCGGGAGCCCGGTACTACGGGGGGTGCGAGGTCATCGACCAAGTGGAGTCCTTGGCCATAGAGCGGGCCAAAGCCCTCTTCGGGGCCGCCTGGGCCAACGTCCAGCCCCACTCCGGCTCCCAGGCCAACATGGCGGTCTACCTGGCCCTCATGGAGCCCGGGGACACCCTCATGGGCATGGACCTGGCCGCCGGGGGGCACCTGACCCACGGGGCCAAGGTCAACTTCTCCGGGAAGCTTTACAAGGTGGTTTCCTACGGGGTGCGGCCCGACACCGAGCTCATAGACCTGGAGGAGGTGCGTAGGCTCGCCCGGGAGCACCGCCCCAAGGTCATCGTGGCCGGGGCCAGCGCCTACCCCCGCTTTTGGGACTTTAGGGCCTTCCGGGAAATCGCCGAGGAGGTGGGGGCCTACCTGGTGGTGGACATGGCCCACTTCGCCGGCCTCGTGGCGGCGGGGCTCCACCCCAACCCCGTCCCCCACGCCCATGTGGTGACCAGCACCACCCACAAGACCCTCCGGGGCCCTCGAGGCGGCCTCATCCTCTCCCAGGACCCCGAGCTGGGCAAGAAGATAGACAAGCTCATCTTCCCCGGCATCCAAGGAGGCCCCTTAGAGCACGTGATCGCCGGGAAGGCCGTGGCCTTCTTCGAAGCCCTCCAGCCTGGGTTCCAGGAGTACAGCCGCCTGGTGGTGGAAAACGCCAAGCGCTTGGCCCAGGAACTGGCCGAGCGGGGCTACCGCATCGTCACCGGGGGCACCGACAACCACCTCCTCCTGGTGGACCTCCGCCCCAAGGGCCTCACGGGCAAGGAGGCGGAGGAGCGCCTGGACGCCGTGGGCATCACCGTGAACAAGAACGCCATCCCCTTTGACCCCAAGCCCCCCCGCATCACCTCCGGCATCCGCCTGGGCACCCCCGCCCTCACCACCCGGGGCTTCACCCCGGAGGAGATGGCCCGGGTGGCGGACCTCATCGACCGGGCCCTCACGGAAGGCCCCTCGGAAGGCCTTCGGGAGGAGGTGCGCGCTTTCGCCCTCGCCCACCCCATGCCCTGA
- the trxA gene encoding thioredoxin, translating to MAKPLEVTDQNFDELLGGHPLVLVDFWAEWCAPCRMIAPILEELAQEYEGKLVVAKLDVDENPKTAMRFRVMSIPTVILFKNGQPVEVLVGAQPKRNFQAKIEKHLPQA from the coding sequence ATGGCGAAGCCCCTGGAGGTTACCGACCAGAACTTTGATGAGCTCTTGGGCGGCCACCCCTTGGTCCTGGTGGACTTTTGGGCCGAGTGGTGCGCTCCTTGCCGCATGATCGCTCCCATCCTCGAGGAACTGGCCCAGGAGTACGAGGGCAAGCTTGTGGTGGCCAAGCTGGACGTGGACGAGAACCCCAAGACTGCCATGCGCTTTCGCGTGATGAGCATCCCCACGGTGATCCTCTTTAAAAACGGCCAACCCGTGGAGGTCCTGGTGGGGGCGCAGCCCAAGCGCAACTTCCAGGCCAAGATCGAAAAACACCTGCCGCAGGCATGA
- a CDS encoding S1 RNA-binding domain-containing protein, with translation MEIEAGSIVEGRVVRVTDFGAFVELPGGEQGLVHISQIAHEFVKNVRDFLNEGDIVQVMVKGRDAKGRLDLSIKDLTPAPEGAPPPRPRRLPKQSPEFENKLKSFLRGTGGFGGGKGKKGGRKKR, from the coding sequence GTGGAGATAGAAGCGGGAAGCATCGTGGAAGGCCGCGTGGTGCGGGTGACGGATTTTGGCGCCTTTGTGGAACTCCCGGGCGGGGAGCAGGGGCTGGTGCACATCTCCCAGATTGCCCACGAGTTCGTGAAGAACGTCCGGGACTTCCTCAACGAGGGGGACATCGTCCAGGTGATGGTGAAGGGCCGGGATGCCAAGGGCAGGCTGGACCTTTCCATCAAGGACCTCACCCCGGCCCCCGAGGGGGCGCCTCCACCTCGGCCCAGGCGGCTCCCCAAGCAGTCCCCGGAGTTCGAGAACAAGCTCAAGAGCTTCCTCCGGGGCACCGGGGGGTTTGGCGGCGGCAAGGGCAAGAAGGGCGGCCGCAAGAAGCGTTAG
- a CDS encoding archease produces the protein MVVRLLDHTADIGFEVEAESLEGLFQAALKGLLAVMFQNPPEGGKRRRRLTLWAEDLDTLLVRYLNELIYLIQTKGFVPGRARVRIGEEEGGYRLEAHLQGEPFQEAFGFQGEVKSATFHGLLVGQEGGRWRARVILDV, from the coding sequence ATGGTGGTGAGGCTATTGGACCACACCGCCGACATCGGCTTCGAGGTGGAGGCGGAAAGCCTCGAGGGCCTCTTCCAGGCCGCCCTAAAGGGCCTCCTGGCGGTGATGTTCCAAAACCCCCCGGAAGGGGGAAAGAGGCGGCGGCGCCTCACCCTTTGGGCTGAGGACCTGGACACCCTCTTGGTGCGCTACCTGAACGAGCTCATCTACCTGATCCAGACCAAGGGCTTCGTGCCGGGCAGGGCCAGGGTGCGCATTGGGGAAGAGGAGGGGGGCTACCGCCTGGAAGCCCACCTCCAAGGCGAGCCCTTCCAGGAGGCCTTCGGCTTCCAGGGGGAGGTGAAAAGCGCCACCTTCCACGGCCTCCTTGTGGGCCAGGAAGGGGGGAGGTGGCGGGCCCGGGTAATCCTAGACGTGTAG
- a CDS encoding GGDEF domain-containing protein, whose protein sequence is MRFLGELARLSPRITQTLSPEAALLSALEATRTLIPEAVGLEVQGRRGLVGQRTPHSLKVPMNGEAAYLFLQKPPTEPVPEGLLSLLGERLRQVLRQVEWGTLALTDPLTGLLNRRGLEAELPKLLALTQRYHTPLSVALLDIDHFKRINDSFGHPVGDQVLKVLGRILQEDLRREDLAVRYGGEEFLLLLYGADQRATKEVVERIRSRFRAQKVDPIPYPLTLSAGIAGGKVPQGKEEVEEWFLKADYALLRAKESGRDRITLA, encoded by the coding sequence ATGCGGTTCTTAGGCGAACTTGCCCGCCTTTCGCCGAGAATAACCCAGACCTTGAGTCCCGAAGCCGCCCTCTTGAGCGCCTTGGAGGCCACGCGCACCTTGATCCCTGAGGCGGTAGGCCTCGAGGTGCAAGGGAGGCGAGGGCTCGTGGGCCAGCGCACCCCGCATAGCCTGAAAGTGCCCATGAACGGGGAGGCGGCCTACCTATTTTTGCAGAAACCCCCTACGGAACCTGTTCCCGAAGGTCTACTTTCTCTTTTGGGTGAACGGCTTCGTCAAGTGCTCAGGCAGGTGGAGTGGGGGACCTTAGCGCTTACAGACCCCCTCACTGGACTTCTGAACCGCCGGGGCCTCGAGGCCGAGCTTCCCAAGCTTCTTGCCCTGACACAACGCTACCATACCCCTCTAAGCGTGGCTTTGCTGGATATAGACCATTTTAAACGCATCAACGACTCCTTCGGCCACCCCGTGGGAGATCAGGTGCTCAAAGTCCTTGGCCGCATCCTCCAAGAGGACCTCCGCCGGGAAGACTTAGCGGTACGCTATGGCGGGGAAGAATTCCTTCTGCTCCTGTATGGGGCGGACCAGCGAGCTACCAAGGAGGTGGTGGAGCGCATTCGGTCCCGCTTCCGCGCCCAAAAGGTGGACCCTATTCCTTATCCCCTTACCCTTTCCGCGGGTATAGCAGGGGGAAAAGTACCCCAGGGGAAAGAAGAAGTGGAAGAGTGGTTCTTAAAGGCCGACTACGCCCTTCTTCGGGCTAAAGAGTCCGGGCGGGACCGAATAACCCTAGCCTAG
- a CDS encoding PIG-L deacetylase family protein, which yields MDLLVVVPHPDDEGFGAGGALLLAKARGLRTGILTLTQGEAGRTLGLCPPEELGRVRTEELRRAAEILRVDFLEVLSFPNGLPQEAEGGERGKATGEGLLDHPEAEAAIRERLLALRPRYVVTFPPNGLNGHPDHVAASRYAQGAAEGLAQVVYMVRPEGPYPVTHRLRLPEWALKEKLKALAQHKTQALSVLAFLERYPERLWTETFHVVGREGVVEGPWW from the coding sequence CTGGACCTTTTGGTGGTGGTCCCCCACCCCGACGACGAGGGCTTCGGGGCCGGGGGAGCGCTTCTTCTGGCCAAGGCTAGAGGCCTCAGGACGGGCATCCTCACCCTGACCCAAGGAGAGGCGGGAAGGACCCTGGGCCTCTGCCCGCCGGAAGAGCTGGGAAGGGTGCGCACGGAAGAGCTCCGGCGGGCGGCGGAGATCCTGCGGGTGGACTTCCTCGAGGTCCTCTCCTTCCCCAACGGCCTCCCCCAGGAGGCGGAAGGGGGGGAAAGGGGGAAGGCCACAGGGGAAGGCCTTCTGGACCACCCCGAGGCGGAAGCGGCCATCCGGGAGCGCCTCCTTGCCCTAAGGCCCCGCTATGTGGTGACCTTCCCCCCGAACGGCCTGAACGGCCACCCCGATCACGTGGCGGCAAGCCGCTACGCCCAAGGGGCGGCGGAGGGCCTGGCCCAGGTGGTCTACATGGTGCGCCCAGAGGGGCCCTACCCCGTAACCCACCGTCTGCGCCTGCCCGAGTGGGCCCTCAAGGAAAAGCTCAAGGCCCTCGCCCAGCACAAGACCCAGGCCCTTTCGGTCCTGGCCTTCCTGGAGCGCTACCCAGAAAGGCTTTGGACCGAGACCTTCCACGTGGTGGGGAGGGAGGGCGTGGTGGAGGGGCCATGGTGGTGA
- the folK gene encoding 2-amino-4-hydroxy-6-hydroxymethyldihydropteridine diphosphokinase has product MLAYVGLGSNLGDRAAYLLAASSLLSRLPKTHLRRLSPVYETAPLGPPQPPYLNLVAEVETGLGPRELLEALLQVEKALGRERKERWGPRTIDLDLLLYGDQVLEEEGLQVPHPRLHERAFVLVPLLDLLPEGRHPVLGLGFAELLAALDATGVSPLVL; this is encoded by the coding sequence GTGCTGGCCTACGTGGGCCTGGGTTCCAACCTGGGGGATCGGGCCGCCTACCTCTTGGCTGCCTCCTCCTTGCTTTCCCGGCTTCCCAAGACCCATCTCCGCCGCCTCTCTCCCGTGTACGAGACCGCGCCCCTTGGCCCGCCCCAACCTCCCTACCTCAACCTGGTGGCGGAGGTGGAAACGGGCTTGGGCCCGAGGGAACTCCTCGAGGCCCTCTTGCAGGTGGAAAAGGCCTTGGGCCGGGAGCGGAAGGAGCGCTGGGGCCCTAGGACCATCGATCTGGACCTCCTCCTCTACGGGGACCAGGTCCTGGAGGAGGAGGGGCTTCAGGTGCCCCACCCCAGGCTCCACGAGCGGGCCTTCGTGCTGGTGCCCCTTTTGGACCTCCTCCCCGAGGGGCGGCACCCCGTCTTGGGCCTAGGTTTCGCCGAGCTCTTGGCCGCCTTGGACGCCACCGGGGTTTCGCCCCTTGTGCTATAG
- the plsX gene encoding phosphate acyltransferase PlsX, which yields MRIALDAMGGDRAPEVTVQGALLAAQEGVEVLLVGEEGRLEAALARFGGRLPIHPAPDWIRMEEHATEVRKRRESSIWVALELLKKGEVAAVVSMGHTGATMAAALFVLGRVRGVERPALLVEFPSLKGRTFLLDGGANADCRPSFLVQFAAMGLAYAEASGVAHPRVGLLSIGEEEGKGNALVLEAYPLLRAALGERFFGNVEGRDIFYGTAEVVVTDGFTGNVALKLAEGEAKVLFTWIKEAFAASPWARLGALLARGALRRVKARVDPSQYGAMPLLGVEGAVFIGHGSADALAVKNALLRAKALVEAGLLARVREALAALHV from the coding sequence ATGAGGATCGCCCTGGACGCCATGGGGGGGGACCGGGCCCCCGAGGTCACGGTCCAGGGAGCTCTCCTGGCGGCCCAGGAGGGGGTGGAGGTCCTGTTGGTGGGGGAGGAGGGGCGGCTTGAGGCGGCCTTGGCCCGTTTTGGGGGCAGGCTTCCCATCCACCCCGCCCCCGACTGGATCCGTATGGAGGAGCACGCCACCGAGGTGCGCAAGCGCCGGGAAAGCTCCATCTGGGTCGCCCTGGAGCTTTTGAAGAAGGGCGAGGTGGCGGCGGTGGTTTCCATGGGGCACACCGGGGCCACCATGGCCGCCGCCCTTTTCGTTTTGGGCCGGGTGCGGGGGGTGGAGCGGCCCGCCTTGCTCGTGGAGTTCCCGAGCCTAAAGGGGCGCACCTTTCTCCTGGACGGGGGGGCCAACGCCGACTGCCGCCCCTCCTTCCTGGTGCAGTTTGCCGCCATGGGCCTGGCCTACGCCGAGGCCAGCGGGGTGGCGCACCCCCGGGTGGGCCTCCTCTCCATCGGGGAGGAGGAGGGGAAGGGAAACGCCTTGGTCCTCGAGGCCTATCCCCTTTTGCGGGCGGCCTTGGGGGAGCGCTTTTTCGGCAACGTGGAGGGGCGGGACATCTTCTATGGCACCGCAGAGGTGGTGGTCACGGACGGTTTCACCGGGAACGTGGCCCTGAAGCTGGCGGAGGGGGAGGCCAAGGTCCTCTTCACCTGGATCAAGGAGGCCTTCGCCGCAAGCCCTTGGGCCAGGCTGGGCGCCCTTTTGGCCCGGGGCGCCTTGCGCCGGGTAAAGGCGCGGGTGGACCCTTCCCAGTACGGGGCCATGCCCCTTCTGGGGGTGGAGGGGGCGGTCTTCATCGGCCACGGCTCGGCGGACGCCCTGGCGGTGAAAAACGCCCTGCTTCGGGCCAAGGCCTTGGTGGAGGCGGGGCTACTGGCGCGGGTGCGGGAGGCCCTGGCCGCCCTACACGTCTAG
- the lysJ gene encoding [LysW]-aminoadipate semialdehyde transaminase LysJ: protein MVKENWQALLQAELTLDTGVYTKHALLLVRGQGARVWDAEGNEYIDCVGGYGVANLGHSNPEVVEAVKRQAETLMAMPQTLPTPMRGEFYRTLVSLLPPELNRVFPVNSGTEANEAALKFARAHTGRKKFVAAMRGFSGRTMGSLSVTWEPKYREPFLPLVEPVAFIPYNDVEALRQAVDEETAAVILEPVQGEGGVRPATPEFLQAAREVTREQGALLILDEIQTGMGRTGKRFAFEHYGVVPDILTLAKAIGGGVPLGVAVMREEVAKSMPKGGHGTTFGGNPLAMAAGVAALRYLERTRLWERAAELGPWFMERLREIPSPKIREVRGMGLMVGLELKEKVAPYIERLEKEHRILTLQAGPTVIRFLPPLVIEKEDLERVVEAVKAVLLA from the coding sequence ATGGTGAAGGAGAACTGGCAGGCGCTTTTGCAGGCGGAGCTCACCCTGGACACCGGGGTCTACACCAAGCACGCCCTCCTCCTCGTCCGCGGCCAAGGGGCCCGGGTGTGGGACGCCGAGGGCAACGAGTACATTGACTGCGTGGGCGGCTACGGGGTGGCCAACCTTGGCCACAGCAACCCCGAGGTGGTGGAGGCGGTGAAGCGGCAGGCGGAAACCCTCATGGCCATGCCCCAGACCCTCCCCACCCCCATGCGGGGGGAGTTCTACCGCACCCTGGTTTCCCTCCTGCCCCCCGAGCTCAACCGGGTCTTCCCGGTGAACTCGGGCACCGAGGCCAACGAGGCGGCCCTCAAGTTCGCCCGGGCCCACACCGGCCGGAAGAAGTTCGTGGCCGCCATGCGGGGGTTTTCCGGCCGGACCATGGGCAGCCTCTCCGTCACGTGGGAGCCCAAGTACCGCGAGCCCTTTTTGCCCCTGGTGGAGCCCGTGGCCTTCATCCCCTATAACGATGTGGAGGCGCTAAGGCAGGCGGTGGACGAGGAAACGGCGGCGGTGATCCTGGAGCCCGTGCAGGGGGAAGGGGGGGTGCGCCCCGCCACGCCGGAATTCCTACAGGCGGCGCGGGAGGTGACGCGGGAACAGGGCGCCCTTCTCATCCTGGACGAGATCCAGACCGGCATGGGCCGCACGGGGAAGCGCTTCGCCTTTGAGCACTACGGGGTGGTGCCCGATATCCTCACCTTGGCCAAGGCCATTGGGGGCGGGGTGCCCTTGGGGGTGGCGGTGATGCGGGAGGAGGTGGCGAAGAGCATGCCCAAGGGCGGGCACGGCACCACCTTCGGCGGCAATCCCCTGGCCATGGCCGCCGGGGTGGCCGCCCTCCGCTACCTGGAGCGCACGCGGCTTTGGGAGCGGGCGGCGGAGCTTGGGCCCTGGTTCATGGAGCGGCTCAGGGAAATCCCCTCCCCCAAGATCCGGGAGGTGCGGGGAATGGGCCTCATGGTGGGGCTCGAGCTCAAGGAAAAGGTGGCCCCCTACATCGAGCGCCTGGAGAAGGAGCACCGCATCCTCACCCTGCAGGCGGGGCCCACGGTGATCCGCTTCCTGCCGCCTTTGGTCATCGAAAAGGAGGACCTAGAACGGGTGGTGGAAGCGGTGAAGGCGGTTCTCCTAGCATGA